One segment of Ferrimicrobium acidiphilum DSM 19497 DNA contains the following:
- the galT gene encoding galactose-1-phosphate uridylyltransferase, producing the protein MDAHQLRLDPLTGRWVVVAEGRRYRPAAISLSSEIAPEDPTRPCPFCPGNEEATPPALETYGPTGSWQVRVVPNLYPAFQGDAPMVSVSHGPVFTQAPATGIHEVLILSPNHDAKWSDFDAEQSRVVMSAMRDRIEAHAHSKSIRYSQAIVNQGRDAGASMAHPHAQLLGMSFVPRELADEQAGFARFVGGCLLCTTVALEESIDSRILFTDDHLAVIAPYWSSIPFELLIVPREHGPYMHLADPEALFGVGEAITSSLATLREKVGPVAYNLVFHSSPYRAFGNFHWHAHVYPKLSTLAGFEMGTGVQINIVSPELAIEVLTDGPRHLAVG; encoded by the coding sequence GTGGATGCACATCAGTTGAGGCTTGACCCACTAACAGGTAGATGGGTGGTAGTCGCGGAGGGTCGGCGCTATCGGCCTGCAGCTATCTCCCTCTCGTCGGAGATAGCCCCTGAAGATCCAACGCGGCCGTGCCCGTTCTGTCCAGGCAATGAGGAGGCGACACCCCCAGCACTTGAGACCTATGGTCCAACCGGCTCCTGGCAGGTTCGCGTAGTTCCCAACCTCTACCCCGCATTTCAAGGAGACGCTCCAATGGTCAGCGTCAGTCATGGTCCAGTCTTCACTCAGGCTCCTGCTACCGGCATCCACGAGGTACTGATCTTGTCACCTAACCACGATGCGAAGTGGAGCGACTTCGATGCCGAACAGTCGCGCGTCGTCATGTCGGCGATGCGCGATCGAATCGAAGCGCATGCCCACTCAAAGTCGATTCGCTACTCGCAAGCTATCGTCAATCAGGGTCGCGACGCAGGTGCTTCAATGGCGCATCCCCATGCACAGCTCCTCGGCATGTCGTTCGTGCCGCGCGAACTCGCAGACGAACAGGCGGGTTTCGCTCGCTTTGTCGGTGGGTGTCTACTCTGTACCACGGTTGCACTTGAGGAGTCGATCGACTCGCGTATTCTCTTTACCGACGACCACCTCGCAGTTATCGCCCCCTATTGGTCGTCGATCCCGTTTGAACTCCTCATCGTGCCTCGTGAACATGGACCGTACATGCATCTTGCCGACCCAGAGGCACTTTTTGGTGTCGGAGAGGCGATTACTTCCTCGCTGGCAACTCTACGCGAAAAAGTGGGTCCGGTGGCATATAACCTTGTCTTCCACTCCTCCCCATATCGTGCCTTCGGCAATTTTCATTGGCATGCACACGTCTACCCTAAACTCTCTACGCTCGCTGGTTTCGAGATGGGAACCGGCGTTCAAATCAACATCGTCTCGCCTGAACTCGCCATTGAGGTGCTCACAGACGGGCCGCGACACCTCGCCGTCGGGTAG